The nucleotide sequence GCTTCTCAGTTTCTTGTTAGGGGCTTGCAGTAGATCACACAGCCCCTATAAAAAGCGGCGTAAGGCAGCCCCTTGTAACTGTCCTTCGTTCTATCAGAATAGTATGCCTGAGGACAACCATGCTTTTTTTGTTCAAAATGCCTGATTGATTTCTGAATTAAGTCGTGTCTACTTTTTTATTCGACCAACTTGTTTTTGGTCCGGTACATAGCCGAAGATTAGGAATATCATTGGGGATCAATTTACTACCCATTGAAAGCAAATACTGTAATTTCAACTGTATTTACTGCGAATGTGGATGGAATGCAGATAAACGACCAGCAGGGATACATCTTCCCAAAAGGCAGGATGTTTATTCTGCCCTGGAAAAAAAACTGACGGAAATGCAATCATCCGGAGAATTACCGGATGCCATTACCTTTGCCGGAAATGGAGAACCGACCATTCATCCGGATTTTCCTGAAATTATTGATGATACCATTTCGTTACGCAACCGTTATGCTCCAGAATCAAAAATATCGGTATTGACTAATGCCACAATGTTGCACCGGAACAGGATCGTTGAAGCATTAAAAAAAACAGATATGCCGATATTGAAACTGGATTCGGCTATTGAATCAACGATACAATTGCTGAATCAACCTGCCGGAAAGATATCCATAAAAAAACTGATCGATCAGTTAAAGTCATTTGAGGGAGCATGCGTTATCCAGACCATGTTTGTCCATGGCATGTATGAAGGAAAAAAAGTTGACAATACGACACAGGAAGAATTGGATGCCTGGGAAAAAACCATCCTTGAGATCAAGCCCCGACAGTTGATGATCTATACCATTGCCCGGGACACTCCGGCCCAAAGCCTGCAAAAAGTATCCGAACAAACATTGAAAGACATTGCATTACGTATGGAAAAACAAGGAATACCGGTACATGTGTCTACCTGATTCTTTTTGCTGCAATTCTTTTTATGATATTAGTGTTTATATAGATTAGTTGTATTAAGAGAAATCTATAAATAGATGTTAATTATGGTGCGGACGAAGTCCGTTTAACAGGTGAAGCCTACCATATTCGACAATTTTACTTACTTCGTTGCGTGAGAACGCTAACGCTAAGTTCTGTCTGAACAAACGGCGAAGCCCTCGTGAACAAAGTGAATAACCCGATAGGCGGAGTGAGTTAAAACTTAGCATAGCGTTCTCACGACTGAAGGGAGTAATTGTCAAGCCGTTTTTGGTTACTTTTTGCGGCGTCAACGGCGAAGCCTTCACGTAATACCATTGAAAATAATTTATGCATGAGTAAAAAGTAATAAAGAAAAGTAAGGAAATATTCTTCATACCTAATTATAAGGTATATTATATCATAGACGACATTTTGTGATTGCGGACTATGATCCATATAATAATAGGAATACCGATAAATGCCGTAACGGAATTGATCGGTAATACGACGCCTTTGCCTGGGAATGATGCAATCAGGTCACACATCATCATCACGATGGAACCAACAAGTATACAGGCTAAAAGTAGTGTCCGCTGGTCTGCCGTCCGGAAAAGCATCCTGCAAATATGGGGAACGGCAATACCGACAAAACCTATGGGGCCACAAAAAGCGGTTACACTTCCAGCCAGTATACCTGTACTGAAAAATATCAATAACCGGGATGAGATGATATTTACCCCTAACGAACGGGCATAATTTTCTCCCAGCAACATTGCATTAAGACTTTTCACAGATAACAGAGCCACCAATACTCCAATAAATACACATGGAACCAGTACTTTCAACTGGGAGACAGTTACTCCATGAATACTACCCATGGTCCATGTGGTAAATGATTTCAGCAAAGAT is from Bacteroidales bacterium and encodes:
- a CDS encoding radical SAM protein, whose translation is MSTFLFDQLVFGPVHSRRLGISLGINLLPIESKYCNFNCIYCECGWNADKRPAGIHLPKRQDVYSALEKKLTEMQSSGELPDAITFAGNGEPTIHPDFPEIIDDTISLRNRYAPESKISVLTNATMLHRNRIVEALKKTDMPILKLDSAIESTIQLLNQPAGKISIKKLIDQLKSFEGACVIQTMFVHGMYEGKKVDNTTQEELDAWEKTILEIKPRQLMIYTIARDTPAQSLQKVSEQTLKDIALRMEKQGIPVHVST